The following proteins are encoded in a genomic region of Candida albicans SC5314 chromosome 4, complete sequence:
- the TSC2 gene encoding Tsc2p (Putative GTPase-activating protein; similar to mammalian tuberin; involved in control of filamentous growth; mutants are viable) codes for MSTYHPSFGSSGGGIGSVFKSITKSFKQSSSTKRVPVTINPTVVGGGQDLQNLIDQLQTSSSSSVKLQAIKKLIESIQNYSISSVPEIWYVARNNCDIKIIKHSRDLRRATLELLNACIEKDDLTSVGTRIRYFNDIFKNCMFQDNNNNNKFDPDFDLFLKALLVLTGEGRDIHDFIIYEDRNNLYIFLENCLTAAVELSALYKFQTDTKDIEIKENDKKFANIYGVIEFTRNCIKFNYTVFSEGMMIWIINKIIETKSDNKLILLAIIDIINSLSIYGQAPKQCIPQMIKFLATIYGSSLDNSLSLSVWNCVKNLCHDHNYRDIINSLCDNIHSSDINLYKIDVVEGIKPVYACTGSIKLIRNFQVQSGLSRNENIFEISQVQILNSFKMALNFGINIINSVFLDCIDRLLAKDSYLDNFGVSFNDSIDKIFPFQLWYSSSNSMYDIFNLLKVETEQDKSCFQSICISLQSLYESQELFTPKDKLINFFTNYIEYLPLNTVIFVLQYYSDSKMCSLLNPFWRENSMKLLNHFYLPSDIDVTVKMRCIQVILDAYNTSVAIFNDNDIKYEIILEIAKRSLRETNEELLRYLINNLFGVVFLKCPNPVFIQLMTVFLPLFQPQIPPPPKSSHSVFEGSITSSFVTSTRVSGTVQEHGSIEFTEAITKLLCTTFIKATPERAQECYNFLIQIANLSKHNCNILLIIAKCLVRIRTTTENYIYFTQPSDMAGLALAFRRDNSTTCSGNTNVSWVYPETVDYLPEELFDSPNRSLLLSRVDNGNVDDLGSDKYYIDIQKWLQLVLFIMDQYIDWEIYSYVWAHFVSQLSNTQLFYDCDLEINELRKIICYQLTLNLPTNIKLPHKTTPTTTTTTTTAATTNVNIEVTKADLQVVFVRSLSSLTGYFNKFTKPDQDQIVNSLIFGLGSWDKTAVPCINILTVCCYEIPLSIKKYLNSILTKLQTRITSANAAAHSLEFLISLSQLPNLTTNFTIEDFKQGFGIAFKYIQYAIDLEKRSHQQQQQQQQGHSQSAQIIQQHGVDADVEETPSTQQQTITPILSEYILMLSYHIIASWFVTLRMSDRVELQQFIIKNLKLCSEINENLQDQTIGFLDFIKKFTSSDLPLEMRLPGNNNNKRSSSSTTTTNTSICNRWMVDNLVVSIETEPFSGDTELIIRKPTGISKFNITLDHPSSLNNTSPMVLPNYFLSQLVESNTDPILIPDDVNTNRAISVLDRIPSVEFHKIGIIYIGKNQITENEVLNNKIGSIDYQKFLSNIGDLIKLQGCKRIYTGGLDTENNIDGEFTRYWRGKYIQIIFHVATMMNNNEQILGENQNDELSDMDIQRMIDLKKRHIGNNHVNIFFDESGHEFNFNLIKSQFNFLSIVITPHTYFQDYYNNNLPVSSTEDKKQQLSEKYFKVKMYRRGGVPSFCGISHFKLISEKELPVFIRSTSLLASIFANVWHGSKNVWSQRVKQLKLISSYTLPQSNSTTAGAV; via the coding sequence ATGTCTACATATCACCCTAGTTTTGGCTCTTCAGGAGGAGGGATTGGAAGTGTTTTCAAATCCATCactaaatcatttaaacaATCATCTTCTACCAAACGAGTCCCCGTTACTATCAATCCAACAGTTGTAGGAGGTGGAcaagatttacaaaatcttattgatcaattacaaacatcatcatcatcaagtGTTAAATTACAAGccattaaaaaattaattgaatcaattcaaaattatctGATATCATCGGTTCCGGAAATATGGTACGTTGCTCGTAATAATTGtgatattaaaattataaaacaTTCACGAGATCTTCGACGAGCAACAttagaattattaaatgcATGTATAGAAAAAGATGATTTAACATCGGTAGGGACTAGAATACGATattttaatgatatttttaaaaattgtatGTTTcaagataataataacaataacaagtTTGATcctgattttgatttatttttgaaagcTTTATTAGTGTTAACTGGTGAAGGTAGAGATATTCATGATTTTATAATCTATGAAGATagaaataatttatatattttcttGGAGAATTGTTTAACTGCTGCGGTTGAACTACTGGCATTATACAAGTTTCAAACTGACActaaagatattgaaatcaaagaGAATGATAAGAAATTTGCTAATATATATGGAGTCATTGaatttacaagaaattgtatcaaattcaattatacTGTTTTCAGCGAGGGTATGATGATTTggataattaataaaattattgaaactaaatctgataataaattaatattattagcCATTATCGATATTATCAActcattatcaatatatgGCCAAGCTCCCAAACAATGTATACCACAAATGATTAAGTTTTTGGCAACGATTTATGGACTGAGTTTAGATAATAGTCTCAGTTTATCAGTATGGAATTGTGTTAAGAATCTTTGTCATGATCATAATTATCGTGACATTATAAATTCATTATGTGACAATATTCATAGCTCCGATATAAATCTTTACAaaattgatgttgttgaaggAATAAAACCAGTGTATGCATGTACTGGatcaataaaattgataagaAATTTCCAAGTTCAATCAGGTTTATCAAGgaatgaaaatatttttgaaattctgCAAGttcaaatattaaattcatttaaaatgGCATTAAATTTTGGGataaatattataaattcaGTTTTTTTGGATTGTATTGATAGATTATTAGCTAAAGATTCGTATTTGGATAATTTTGGAGtttcatttaatgattcaattgataaaatatttCCATTTCAATTATGGTATTCATCATCTAATTCAATGTatgatattttcaatttattaaaagtGGAAACTGAACAAGACAAAAGTTGTTTCCAAAGTATATGTATATCATTACAATCATTATATGAAAGTCAAGAATTGTTTACTCCAAAAgataaattgatcaattttttcacaaattatattgaatatttacCACTTAATACTGttatatttgttttacAATATTATTCAGATAGTAAAATGTGCAGTTTACTTAATCCGTTTTGGCGAGAAAATTCtatgaaattattaaatcatttttatttaccTAGTGATATTGATGTGACAGTGAAAATGAGGTGTATTCAAGTCATATTGGATGCTTATAACACTTCAGTTGCAATATTTAACGATAATGATAtcaaatatgaaattattCTAGAAATAGCGAAAAGGTCATTACGTGAAACAAATGAAGAGTTGTTAAGgtatttgattaataacttatttggtgttgtttttttgaaatgtCCCAATCCTgtatttattcaattaatgaCTGTTTTTCTTCCCTTATTTCAACCTCaaataccaccaccaccaaaatcCCTGCATCTGGTTTTTGAAGGTCTGATCACTCTGAGTTTTGTAACTTCGACACGTGTACTGGGAACCGTTCAAGAACATGGAAGTATCGAATTCACCGAAGCTATAACTAAATTATTATGTACAACATTTATTAAGGCAACTCCGGAAAGAGCTCAAGAAtgttataattttttgatacAAATAgccaatttatcaaaacataattgtaatatattattgataattgcTAAATGTTTAGTTCGAATTAGAACTACTACAGAAAACTACATTTATTTCACTCAACCTAGTGATATGGCAGGTTTAGCATTAGCATTCCGTCGAGATAATTCAACCACATGTTCTGGTAATACAAATGTACTGTGGGTATACCCGGAAACAGTAGATTATTTACCTGaagaattgtttgattCCCCCAATAGAAgcttattattatcaagaGTTGATAATGgaaatgttgatgatttggGAAGTGATAAATATTATATTGATATTCAAAAGTGGCTTCaattagttttatttataatggATCAATATATTGATTGGGAAATATATTCATATGTTTGGGCCCATTTTGTTAGTCAATTATCCAATACTCAATTATTTTATGATTGTGATTTAGAAATTAATGAACTTCGTAAAATCATATGCTATCAATTAACATTGAATTTACCCACCAATATTAAATTACCTCATaaaacaacaccaacaacaacaacaacaacaacaacagcagcaacaacaaatgtGAACATTGAAGTGACAAAGGCAGATTTACAAGTTGTTTTCGTTAGAAGTTTATCTTCACTTACAGgatatttcaataaattcacTAAACCAGATCAAGATCAAATAGTTAATAGTTTAATATTTGGATTAGGATCTTGGGATAAAACTGCTGTTCCATGTATTAATATTTTGACGGTTTGTTGTTATGAAATtccattatcaattaaaaaatatttgaattcaattttaacaaaattACAAACAAGAATAACTAGTGCTAATGCTGCTGCTCATTCActtgaatttttaatatcattatcacAACTTCCTAATTTAACAACTAATTTTACTATTGAAGATTTTAAACAAGGATTTGGAATTGcatttaaatatattcaatatGCCATAGATTTAGAAAAAAGATcacaccaacaacaacaacaacaacaacaaggaCATCTGCAGCTGGCGcaaataattcaacaacatgGAGTTGATGCTGATGTTGAAGAAACTCCACTgacacaacaacaaacaattaCTCCAATTCTTTCCGAGTATATATTAATGTTATCGTATCATATTATTGCCAGTTGGTTTGTTACATTAAGAATGAGTGATCGAGTTgaattacaacaatttattattaagaatttgaaattatgcagtgaaattaatgaaaatttacaagatcaaacaattggatttcttgattttattaaaaaatttacatCGAGTGATTTACCATTAGAAATGAGATTACCTGggaataataacaacaaacgtagtagtagtagtactactactactaatactaGTATATGTAATAGATGGATGGTTGATAATTTGGTGGTATCGATTGAAACAGAACCATTTAGTGGAGATACTGAATTAATAATTCGTAAACCCACGGGGATTtctaaatttaatattacTTTAGATCATCCTTCTTCATTGAACAATACATCACCCATGGTATTaccaaattattttttactGCAATTAGTTGAAAGTAATACCGATCCCATCCTTATACCGGATGATGTGAATACTAATAGAGCAATATCGGTATTAGATCGAATTCCTAGTGTTGAATTCCATAAAATTGGGATAATTTATATTGgtaaaaatcaaatcactgaaaatgaagttttgaataataaaattggatcaattgattatcaaaaatttttgagtaatattggtgatttaattaaattacaaGGATGTAAAAGGATTTATACTGGTGGATTAGATACAGagaataatattgatgGAGAATTTACAAGGTATTGGCGAGgaaaatatattcaaattatattcCATGTTGCCACTATgatgaataataatgaacaaattttgggagaaaatcaaaatgatgaattaagTGATATGGATATTCAACGAATgatagatttgaaaaaaagacatATTGGTAATAATCATgttaatatattttttgatGAATCCGGTCatgaatttaattttaatttaattaaaagtcaattcaatttcctAAGTATTGTTATTACTCCTCATACTTATTTTCAAGATTActataacaacaacttaCCAGTTTCTTCTACAGAAGATAAAAAACAGCAGTTGTcggaaaaatatttcaaagtGAAAATGTATCGACGTGGTGGTGTACCTTCATTTTGTGGGATATCTcattttaaattaattagtgaaaaagaattaccAGTATTCATAAGATCAACAAGTTTATTAGCAAGTATATTTGCAAATGTTTGGCATGGTAGTAAAAATGTTTGGTCTCAAAGagttaaacaattgaaacttATATCGTCATATACGTTGCCCCAACTGAATTCAACAACGGCGGGGGCCgtataa